One genomic region from Chondrinema litorale encodes:
- a CDS encoding ParA family protein — MIICITNQKGGVGKTTSASAMSSALAQLGKKVIAIDLDPQGNLSSSLGFDEPQKTIEGVLFSQYDIEEALHKVNDNLLVCPSTKSLGSFEIEMLNKIGREKILTKKIGHLEEMCDFIILDTPPSINLLTVNALSLAQDVLVPINAEKFSIEGLKEVLITIDMIQEEINPKLNFVGAFFTMFNKQKLLSKAMEQEVNTLIGEDKVFNTKIRVNVALQEAYTLGQPVYEYAPESPGAKDYMKIAQEYLKTLSFA; from the coding sequence ATGATCATTTGTATCACCAATCAGAAAGGTGGAGTAGGTAAGACCACCAGTGCTAGTGCAATGAGTAGTGCTTTGGCACAATTAGGCAAAAAAGTTATCGCCATAGATCTTGATCCGCAAGGTAATCTTTCGAGCAGTTTAGGTTTTGATGAACCTCAAAAAACAATAGAAGGTGTTTTGTTTAGTCAATATGATATTGAAGAAGCATTACACAAAGTGAATGATAATTTATTGGTTTGTCCGTCTACGAAGTCTTTAGGTAGTTTCGAAATAGAGATGTTAAATAAGATTGGCAGGGAAAAGATATTAACCAAGAAAATTGGGCATCTTGAAGAAATGTGTGATTTTATTATTTTAGATACGCCACCAAGTATAAACCTTTTAACTGTAAATGCACTTTCGTTAGCACAAGATGTTTTAGTACCTATTAATGCAGAAAAGTTTAGCATAGAGGGCTTAAAAGAGGTGTTAATCACTATTGATATGATTCAGGAAGAGATTAACCCTAAACTAAATTTTGTTGGCGCATTTTTTACCATGTTTAATAAGCAAAAGCTACTTTCTAAAGCCATGGAGCAAGAAGTAAACACACTTATTGGAGAAGATAAGGTGTTTAACACGAAGATTAGGGTAAATGTGGCTTTGCAAGAGGCTTATACGCTTGGACAGCCAGTTTATGAATATGCACCAGAAAGCCCAGGAGCTAAAGATTATATGAAAATTGCACAAGAATATTTAAAGACTTTGTCTTTTGCATGA